The window CAGTGAAAACATAGTTGATTTCCTTCATTATACAACAAGCAATTAAAAGatttctgttttatttatttggaaaaaaattctaaaattttatcactcttGATGTTCTTAACAATAATCCAAACTGCTAATTGGTCGCACTTTCAGACTAAGAATTCTGGGTAGAAAACTTTTATAAAGTTACAgaagtaaaaaaaactttacagcGTGTAACTATGAGACAGCACGCATAATTTGCTTTTGCAGGCTGATGCTATTTGATAGCATTTGCCGTAGTTGGCTTGACTAtgaagctttttcaaacagTGTATCCAAGTTTTGTAAAGCCAGCTGCAAGTTTGATCTATATGCTTGGTACCTTTAGCCGCATAAGCTTTTTAAGATTGTTAAAGCTTCTTCATTATTTCTTGTATCAAGAAGGTTTTACAAGTTCTTTTTCCTAGTACTCAGCCCTAAGACAACATTTTAACATTTGAAGTTGAAATCAGGTAATTAGCAGAAAAGCCATTGATTGTTGAGGGAGCTAATCAAAATGGTTTTTTTAAGCAAAAATTTAACCAAACGGGTCAAAGGAAAATAGAAAACTAAGCCTCATATCATTTATTTAAGCattctaaaattatttatttgagTTTTTGGTAATTCAACATCTTAACTAGTAGCtcttgtaataatttttcaaaagaGAAACAATTTTGAAATTAGCGATGCAAATAGAGCATGAGGCGCCCCATATaccatttttgtaaaatatagaatatataaatatgtcaGGGATCATTCTTTTTATCACTCACTACTTTATAGAATCCTCTGGGACCTCTGGTTGTTTGCCTTCCTTATAACAAACCTGACAGTGCTGCCAGTAGACATTGCGTTTCAGTCTGCAAGCAACGTTCATTTCATGGTGTTCAACCTTGTAAATGACGTAATCTTCATGCTTGACATCATCTTCAACCTGATGACAGGTGAGACCATCGAACCACTCTGTCTGGTATGTTTGTGATTCCAAGTTCCTTCTAGTTTTGGCATGCAGATGCTGGATTATTTGAAAACTGATGTTATTAATAGCAGTGCCTCCTTCTCCTTTATCATGCGTCAGCTGAGTCAATGCTCAGTCACATTAAAAAAGCTGGAACACAAAACCCTTACATAAATGATACAACACTGTTGCAGGTAATATCTTTTTACCTGTAGGCTATATAGATAAGTCTAACGGAGAGGTCATCATGGAGTCAAAAAAGGtcatatatagatatgtgaTTGAAAAGTGGCCACTCTTTCTCGTGGATATCGTTAGTAGCATCCCCATAGACTACATCTATATGTACGTTCAAGGGCCACCCCCTAACTTCCTTATCGCTGTCACCTACGCTAAAGTCAGCAAGTTCCTGAAGCTAATTAGAGCAGCCCGAGTTGTTCGCCTCATCAGATATGTGAGACGGTGGCAAGCGGTAGGCAAGATCAGAGATATGCATTTTTTTAGCTGTTCTATAGCTATTTTAGCTATTTAGGCTAAATTTCTTATCTGTTTTGAAGCTCTGTTTAGATAATGTAACAAATGTTGCTATGCTGTCCAAAGTGTAACACTTACAATTACCACCTTGTGTTTCAGAGTGTACATGTGGCTCCTATTATAGTCAAAATTGTGAATCTGATGTGCTTCATGATGCTATTGTCCCATTGGAATGCTTGTATCCAGTTTTTCATACCAGCTGTGCAGGGTTGGCCCCCGGACTCCTGGATTAGTATGCAGCACCTGAAGGTATGTGTTCACTTGCAAATTAGGAAGGTGTTGTCTTCCTCCACAAGTGCAGTATCAATTCTTCTCTATCGTTtgattttttcttgaagtttatatTGGAAAACTTTGCTGAGAAAAATTTGTTAGTGGTGACATCACATTATTTGTGCATTATGTTAACTATGGTACCATGGTAACAATGACATTATGTCAACAGTTGTACCGTAATAGCAGTGAAACTATGGTAATAGTAGCACCATGGTAACGGTGACACTATGTCAACAGTTGTACCATAGTAACAGTGAAACTATGTTAATAGTAGTACTGTGGTAATGGTGAAACTATGTCAACAGTTGTACCATGGTAACAGTGAAACTATGTTAGCTGTGGTACTATAGAAACAGTGTCATCATTTTAACCATGGTACCATGGTAACAGTGACACTATTGTTAATAGTTTACCATCGTAACGGTAAAACTATATTAACAGTGACAGTTGCACTGTGTTAATAACTATAGCACCATGTTAATAGCAGCACTTGTTAACAGTTGTGCCATGTTATtgagaaaattgaaaaatattagtTAACGTGTTGAGAATAAAAGATGCTCaaaatagtttatttaaaacaatgttttatgtTGCCTTAAACTTACCACGGACTTAGCAAATGAATAAGATTGGATAACACTTCTtagaaaaaatttttgtttaaaatttaggTGCATTAACTAATCACAAAGTTTTACCTACTATTGTATCCATAAGGTTTATTGAAGCAGGTTGATTTTGATAAATAGATACCGTATTTTctggactattagctgctacctttttcAGATGTTTTGAGTTATGCGGCTTATTCAAAggctgcggctattctgtggttttttatTTCACCGCTAGGGGCGCACTAACCGGAATTAGaatcaaaactaaataaaagttACGCAAAGAAGCAAATGTTGCTTTTGTACTCATCTAGCAACTAGAACACGGACGTTACACAGAAATGAAGTTAAGTAAATACTGATTATTTTCTATTGCTTctgttccgttttaaccagcaaagttgctgtcgtgttaaaaagcactgttatgagttctgtggcctataTAAAAAGTACGCCCTATGTATTGTTATATTgccagttttttaaaaatagagcCGATGCGGCTTATATACGGGAGCAGCTAATAGTTcgaaaaatacagtaaaataaagCATGATTAATATTTGTAACATTAAGAAATGGGTCATGGCATCAGTTGGAACTTTTGATTTGTATTACACATGGAGTTGCACCAAGACACTTCACAAACAATGTGAagtgaaaacaataaaaatatcagaagaaatttactaatttaatatttttgtacaatTTAAACACTTTTCTAATTAGGAGCACAGACTGTAAGAATTTGGTATGCTTGATGTCTATTACAAGGCATTCAAATTAATTCTATCAATTATATCGTAGGAGGCAACTGGTTTACAGAGGTACACAGCTTCAGTCTTCAGGTCACTGTCTCACCTGATAAGTATTGGCTATGGAGTGTTTGCCCCCAACAACCTTATTGATACGGTTATTCTCATCTTCAGCATGCTAGTAGGGGCCACTTGCTATGCATTTTTCGTAGCCTACGCAACAGATACCATCCAGTCATTCGATGTCTCGAGCAAACAGTTCCGGGATCATGTGAGTCAAGCATATAGTTTGtagtttttttactttttgttagGTGACTGCTAGGATAGCGAAGCGATTTGAGAGAAAAACATTTCTtcaaatcaaatacatgtatgtgattgATTGTATCAGTTTAACTAAAAGTCAAGAGAGCATCTATAGTTAGTACATTGGCATATGATCAGCAAATCAGTGGTTTGAGTCACTCAAgaaccattggtggtgttatGGAGGTCATTCACCCACAATCGCTCCTGTGCCAGATATCATATGCATATGGTCACAATAAATCCTACACCAGGGAAAACACCATTTGCGGTAATGACCCCTAACGGGGAAAGCCGAAAGAAGTTTAAGGTGAAGTTGATTTGATCAACCGAGAGAAGTAAAATTGTCCTTGGAAGGTACACATGACTTAAAGATGGTTTACTAAATGTTGGAgaaatgcaattacatgtaACTGTTGTGATCAGAATTAGATGAAAGAAATAGTGGTTGAACATTTCAACTGTACACGTAGCATTTCTGTGCTGCCTCTAATAAAAGCTAAAAGTTCACTTTATATTTGAGTTTGTACAACTGGTGGTTATGCCGTTGATGTCgttgaaactaaaataatatgttgACAGATACAACGGGTGAACGAGTACATGATATATAGGAAATTGCCAATGGAACTTAGGCAGCGGGTCACCAAGTACTATGAGAGGAGATTTGGAAGAAAAATGTTTGATGAAGCTCTTATTCTCTCAGAGCTTTCTGAGACCCTGCGAACAGTGAGTATATATTCAGGCATTCTTCTACACTATACTACTAGAAGTTGTAAGCTCAAGTTTTTTTCACTTCTATATAAAGCATTCTTCAACCTCAAACTAGTAAGAGTTGTCAGCTCAGGCATTCTTTAACCCTACAcctggagttgtcctctccagCACCCTTCAACTCTACGACGATATTAGTTGAGAGCGTAAGTATTCTTTTTCCATGTACTATAAAATGTACAAGGAATGCCAGCTGAAGTGTTATATACACCTAGTAGGAGTTGTCAGCTTGAAGATTTCAAACTCATATCAAAGTAAAGTAAAAGTTGTCCACTCGGGTAAACAAAATACAGAACAATTGTGCAGCGATAGCAATTGTCTTGAAAATGCATTGCATAGAGATGCAACAATGAAGGAACCCTGTTggaatattgtttttttgttaacaagctgaaaatatagaaaaatatcgaacaAGGCAGCCAGGCGATGTTCacaaaatgaaaagctttgcgAGGTGCAGACTAGTTAACTTACATCTATTTCAAGGATTTTGAGCATACGGCCTGTGGCAGCAAAATGTACCAGCAAACCTAAAATAATGCTGTAACTAATTGCCACAATAATGACTTACTTGGCAAAATAAAAGCCTCTATATTTTTGCTAATGATCTTTTATATAAACGCACAGGACATTCCTATATCAGTTCCTGTGTTTTAGCTATTCTAGAATCTTCCTTGTTGGTTGCTAAAGAGTGGAGCTTTAACAATACCGTTTTAGCTTATGGAATCAGTGTCTGCAGTACTCACAGCAGCTTTTTATACAAAGCGTTACTCTGCGTAACATATACAAAAGTTGGTAAGAAACATTTGAAATTTCCAAAAGCTTTTCAAAATGCGATTCATAAAATTATTCACAAATGTACATAAAAGATTGAATGGTCACATGACATAATTTTGCTGAAAACTAACAAAAAAGAAGAGAAACCAACTCTGTGTCTAAATATAGATGTAGATTATTTCTCCTCTCCGCTAAATCAAGTGTTGCTCATTTCCTTGCAATGCTCTACTTGTTCTGAGCATATTGATAGTTTCAAGGGTAGTATGTGTTACAGGAAATACAGAACCACAATTGTCGTAGACTCATACAAGCAGTTCCCTTCTTTGTGCACGCTGACCCTAACTTTGTGAACGATGTTATAACGAGGCTAAAATTTGAAATGTACATGCCAGGAGATACGATTGTAAGAGTAAATACCAAGGCCGACCGCATGTTCTTCATTCAGGAAGGTAACAAGTTAGGTATTGGAGTAGCTCCATTCTGCTCAGTTGGCTCAACATGTATGGCTTAGTTTACCCTGTGGTCCTCATCTGCTGCAGGTCAATTATGCATATGTTCATCCTCTGTTGCAGGTCGTGTAGAGCTTCTTGATGACCTAGGGCTTACTTTGACGCGACTCTCTGAAGGATCTTACTTTGGAGGTGAATTATAAATTCATAAAACACTTTGGTAATAAAATGGCCACCATACCTTCTGATTGCCAAATCCTTTTCATAATCTTGCATTCACACAATCATTTACAGCCTGAAGCTCAGCACAAAAATTGTTCAAGAGAAGATAACCTCTTATTTTATAATCGTGTTCCTGGTGGGCTTGTTGGACACATTCAAAGAGATGTATTTCCTACCTTCAATCAAACAGCGGAGGCAATGAACTCGCTATACCTCTATAAAACATATGCTTGGTTGGTTTATTTTAGAAGCTTGTAAATTTTTATAAGTGAATGCAATCGGCTTCACTAAGTGAGACAAACTCAGAAATATGCTACAGTTGTGAAATAAGGTAATAACTAAAATGAGAAAGTCGATCGCTAAACAGCTAGGCCAGTTTGCATCAGAATGTTATGTACCTATGCAACCTAATAATTATTTGACTTAAATTAACTGAGCTAACGTAGAGTGATGTCATTTTTCAGAGGCATAACAATGCATTACTTCCTATTTGCTGATAGTTATGCATTTCTTTGGTTTTTTTCATGTAAGCCAGTAATAGCAGGTGTGGTAAAACACAAGCCAGGTACACAACTATACTCGTGCTTATAGACAAGACTGAACCTCATTGCTAAAATAGTGGCAGTCATTCTTAGCTTCTACAAAACCACATTTTGTTGCAGAAATAGCTCTGCTGACCAATAAGAGACGAACAGCCACAATCGTGGCTCTAGACTTTTGTAACCTATTCTCGCTGGCAAAAGACCACTTTGATATAATTATCTCAAGCTATCCCGTGATGAAAAGGTTCATGGAGACGATCGCTGCCAGAAGGTTAGACTTCTTTGGCAAAGATCCAACGCAAATTGGCTCAAACCAAAGCCTCTTGGACGATGTTGAAGACATTCGCAACATTGTCGAGGTGGGTAACAAAATGGCAATATGGAACTACAGGCGAACACTAGGATTGGTCATTTGATGTCTATCTAGTCTTGCCATGTTTGACACCTCGATATATGTAATGCAAACAGATGGAGGCCGAGAGACAAAAGGAGGAAGCAGGGGATTCGATGGAAAGTCAGAACCATGAACAGAAAACATTGCCGAACAAAGAAGACAACCAAGTATCGACTGTCCTTCGAacatttaaaagatttttcacAGACGATAAGCTGGCATCAGGCGCCCATCTTCCTCGCTCTGTAAATTCTAACAACAAGTAGGTCAACAGAGCAATAAGTGTAACATTTTATGAAATGATGCACAGCTAGACAATATGTTACCATGCTTGAGATATCTGATACCATTCCCTACATCCCTGGCTGTAACCAGTTCAAAATTGCATTTCATTAGTGACAATAGAAAAGACACCTAGCGGTGAATATTGTTGCCAGTTTTTACCATTTATGATAAAAAACATTCCAAACTCTCTTTTCATTCTCGCACACTCAGTATCGCCCCTTGAGCTATACCTTCATATATTCTGCAAAGCCAAAAGAGCAGACTCATGAAAATTTATCTTTgggaaaaaactttttttattaaaatgtatcagGTCACTCACAGACATAAGTACCAGGAGATGCTAactttatttgttattaaaatacTTGCAGACATGCAGGCTCTATCAGCTATGATTTGCACACGCTAACCATAAACCTGTGCATCTCATTGTAGCAAGAAGAAAAGGCTAAAAGGTAGCCAGAGCAGGAAAAAAAGCTACAAACAGGAAGCAAGACCTGCTACTCTGCCAGCTCAGTGACAGCGAACTGGCAGACAAAAAAAGTAAGCCGATTGTGTTTGttgcaaaaacctgcatatacCAACTGCTTATACAtgcaaatatttcaaatatCATCCTTGCATGTtgaaagttattaataaatCAGAGGGTTATCTACTCTCAGCCTTGAGTGTTAAATTGCTACCCTGACAACGCCTCAACTTCCTTCACTCTCTCTTTAGTCTCCTCCCTTGGAAGCTCTTCTGAAGTGTTCTACAAAATGTCAATCTAATGCTGAAAATACAGATGAGGAAAATTCATGAATAGCGATTTGGTGAATATGTCACCAATATATCAGATTGTCCAATAAAATCTGTAAACTGGAAATATaaaaattgtcttctctttgctcCGCCAGAAAATTTGAAAACGAAAGGCTGTCTTCCTGTTTAAATGCTTGACCAAATCAACGTTTTTAAAATGCTTTAGTTGAAACATTCAAGTACTAAATTACGAATCCTGCAGAGCATTTTGAAAACGCAAGCAGAGAATCAACCTGATGTCTAAAATAAAAGGTGTATTACTTGATCTTCTCGCTGCCAGAGGTCATGTAGtgcaatttattttattgccaCCAAAACTCCCCGTTTTCATATTTTGGTGAACTATCTTACTGTTAAAAGGAATAGCAAGCAATTTACTGCTTAAAACCATATATAAATAGAGTGACATCATCCTGAGAtatttacaatttatttataatcCTATAAATCTCAAATTTACCACCATGTAGTCAAAGGGAACACCAACAGTCTGGTTAAAAAGATATTTTGtaattgcaaatttataaatataaaacgaAGTGTTTGTGTCGTGTGCGTGTATCCAGTGAATAGCGGGTTGTATAGAATATGTGAActgtgaaacaacattattaaTTGAAATATTGGTTCGGCATTGTTTTCGACCTTGTATTGGTCAGGCATATCGGAGTTGTATTACCACTTTTTGTacagcaaaaattatttgtttcaaaaatttattCTAGACATGATTGCAGAATACAGGCAGAGTATGTAATTTTTATCATTAATTAATGTTGCCTTTTGCgtatgatttttttaaaaagttttttaaccGCCTTATAATTCATTAAGTCTACCCATGTTTTTAATTTGTCAacttcaaatgtgccgtttcagCCAGTTTAAATGCcttttattttctgtttgacTTTCAGCTGCATTGACTATTGATATGAAATTCTGATGTAGCGAGTCAATGAGATTCAGTTTTGTAGCTAGCTAGCTGTGGACCTGAAACCACTGGTTGGTTACTCTGTTCCCGCAGTAGTCTGCTTTTGCGCTAAGGCTAGCTTTCGAAAGAAAAGTCTTCCAGAAGCTAGGaccaatacatgtatgttgcaaTTATTACTGCATATATCACAGTCTGGTTCAAGATATATGGCTGACAAGATGTGTATGCAACTTTTCTTTGCTGTGGAACATCGTCTCTCTTTCTGACTAAGACTGTATAACAAGCGCTCAGTATAACGCAGCAGTTCTATTTGTTTTGGTGctttcaacaataatttatatcAATTAAATCTCATCAGCTGCATTATTGTTTGTTACCACTATTGAATATGTAAAGTGGACTTGCCAGGCAATCTGATAAACTAACCCATGAGAAAAAGGCCCAGTTACTGAATCATTTGCCCCTGACCCGAGCGAATTCCATATCCGTGTCAGTCATTAAAAACTGTCCGCATTCACCTTCGAACACCTTGCTATTCACATGGACAGTTGTATTTTGCGTTATCTCAAGTAACCAGTAAAAATAGCCTATAAATTTGtgatttctattttgttttctcagtttgtattattgtatcagtatcaaatcattttacATTGTAACCAATGTAGTATAACagactttatctagccattacttgctaattatttcacatttaaaaacattcactattgttttattttttctctaaatttatttgaactgcacaaaacactttcctcacgatatgaagtttaaGAGGATGTGTATTTTCATATAATGAACTTTGTGTACAACAAACAAATTCTTAGATATCACACATCGTATAAACTTTCGGTGTTCGATATACCTGCTAGGAAACCTACCACCCTAAAAAAAGGACAATGCGCCATTTTTCTACCTCCTAGGTGGTGCAAAAAAGACAAAAGTGAATGTTAGCTAGCTCAAACATgccaaatataaatatataaaacaaaactaCAAATGACAaatcatttattatataaatttagacTAGGTTAAGTTAtgcaaattcattgggtaaagaaacttagccaatgtcaactacattacctgctactatttataagctattttaatcttgagCGTATGTGTAGcataagtaagaaatgtttttcaacaatctgttttagttaTGCCTCGAGCTTTCGAATATTTGAAAGCTCATAGGGcagacacacagaaataaaccaagaccttcatttaaaatggtaaatgtatatgttcaataaaaacaaagtttctgcgcaaaaacttttttattacccgtgcaacaccggcCATTCATTAGTAATTGATAAAAATGGTTTCAACCCAAAAGTAGAGTTCTACTATCTAAAATTCAAAACAACAAAAGTTGATGAATAATCTAGAAACTGTTTCAAGATAACTGGATTGTGATTAGTCATCATGCCAAAGTTTTAGGTCCAGAAAATAAGTCGTATCAGTGTTTAAATTGCTTTTGGAGCACGCCAACCTCCCTTAGTAAATGTGAAGAAATTGATTTGACAAAATTTCCGGCCATTCATGCCATACAAAAATATAGCCTCTAATTTGTTTGACGACTTTATGATAACAAATACAACCTCTGATCTGCTTGATGACtctatgataataaatataacctCTGATCTGTTTGATGACTCAATGACAAAAAATATAACCTCTGATCTGCTTGACGACtctatgataataaatataacctCTGATCTGTTTGACGACTCTATGGCAATAAATATAACCTCTGATCTGTTTGACGACTATGACAATAAATATAACCTCTGATCTGTTTGACAACTCTATGGCAACAACAGAAGCCTAGTTTTTTAGCTACTGAAGCTGGTAAAAAGACCATTTAGCCGAAGAAGCATAGTTAAAGAGAAAGATGACATACGCCGCAAACTTTGTGAAACTCGCCTGACGAGGCCCGATAGTTGTATAAAAAAGAATGACAGCCTCCCATGTAAAAGCATAGTAAAGGTTTTATGAAAATGAGTTGACAGTTGTTATTCGACCAAATGCTGTGAGAATGATGTTCAAGCGTAGTACAATTTCTTTAAATTGGATTCCTGAGAtgcttataaacattacatgTTCCTATAAACTGTCCATGcaatgtaattaaaataaaatgttagaAAACGTGAGATTTCATATTGACCACTCCTGCTGGATCTGTGCTAACAATAGATCAAGACTATATCCAGCAATTCTGGTAAGAAGAGTTTTAATATCTTCTGTGAAAATGCTAACCGGCCTTGAAGAACCCAGACGCCCAAAGACAAGGTATAATAACATGTTCTGTACTTACCAATAGTGTAGCGTTTTTAATCAGATGGTCATATGTCCAAGGGTGCATCTGCAATAAGAAATAACACAGGGTGAGTTGGTGAACAGGAAACAGGGTCTCAGAGTTATCAACAgaagaaataaatgaaataatcaAAGGAGGTAACAAACTAGAGGTGAGACACTGCGACGACTGGGAGGCCATCTACATCTGTATATGATGATATTAATTCCATGTTTTCTGACTCCTAGACGTTTGTTGAAAATTTGAGTCTAACCACAGAACAGTTTGTTTATCTAGACCTGGCTATGACATTATAAAGTGATCCATGGTGGATGCAGGCATATCCAAGCAAGCATATTTATAGCATTCTTTAAAGTTttacatgcaacaaaattcacattacagttatttggtatcaaaagattcaccctgtcttactctgctgtgttgtaggtgcaaaatatgtggaaatgtgattacaagctcttaaaagctcaaaaaccagcagctaatcgccgccatcacgaaaacgccgttgATTGGGATCTCTTTATttcgaatgaggttgcatgaaagtgtaaacagaagccatcgtgttcaactacgtcccatttttCATTATGCTAGTGCTACGAGCattaggctatagacgtacatatagtggtatagaaacccataataattatctaatgcaatcacctcctggtaaaaatcatcagaataatcattattaaaaatagtaacaaaacaatatgttaaccttagtaactatagtaaccTACAATGACTATAGTGCATTTCATtcatggttatgatctgcaagataatataacatttctATGTACTATGTGGATAGTTTTTATCTTGGAGGCAAACGTGTAACATAATCactgaagcttactaaacacatactttcAGGAAGTTtaagtatgtattttaataaacttcaaacGTTAACTAAATTTTTCCTTTTATCTATTTTATCGGTTTTCACTATAATGGATAACACTGAACTCGCCATGGTGATCAACGTATATCTCCTAATAACGTATACAATCAGCACACAAATCACCAAATcttaagtttgagataaattatgGTTGATATCGTAGGGCtggaacaaattagccctaacgaaaaaaaCATGAAGAAACACAGTGTTGCATATACTTGTGTCTCAAAATTTTCTTTAATGCCCTCATAACGCGCGGGCGCAATGATAAAATAGCATCATAGCAATTTTTCATAAAATGgtgagacgttttatattgagccttttatttatcgtgatcaaaaacaatcacattgtttgagtacgtcgaaataaagagatcccaatctacggcgttttcgtgatggctgcgactaactgttcgcttttgagcatttaagagcttgtaagcacatttccacatattttgcacctacaacac of the Watersipora subatra chromosome 4, tzWatSuba1.1, whole genome shotgun sequence genome contains:
- the LOC137394182 gene encoding potassium/sodium hyperpolarization-activated cyclic nucleotide-gated channel 3-like produces the protein MNTSSEEELLCSVCGATANGKVQCQCGYASLKKQQRASFLPPIGRNSNLTEHYGTGYITPPRVPTKGYLVVDNLNCSPSLARAHSNIYPSSRKHSAYEVIGSNNNQPTDSDTHANLEENKEMGGLVNDDYSLAGHSPPSKRSTILSYYREEALHESLIQRLYREEMQSQLHTGTPPKEDELLHRVRSSIFGVPKEAPKKTGENLPKLRNKYFSYFFKVSTDNKLARKLFGSQETLRCAHRRQEVSDWVIHPGSRFKILWDLWLFAFLITNLTVLPVDIAFQSASNVHFMVFNLVNDVIFMLDIIFNLMTGYIDKSNGEVIMESKKVIYRYVIEKWPLFLVDIVSSIPIDYIYMYVQGPPPNFLIAVTYAKVSKFLKLIRAARVVRLIRYSVHVAPIIVKIVNLMCFMMLLSHWNACIQFFIPAVQGWPPDSWISMQHLKEATGLQRYTASVFRSLSHLISIGYGVFAPNNLIDTVILIFSMLVGATCYAFFVAYATDTIQSFDVSSKQFRDHIQRVNEYMIYRKLPMELRQRVTKYYERRFGRKMFDEALILSELSETLRTEIQNHNCRRLIQAVPFFVHADPNFVNDVITRLKFEMYMPGDTIVRVNTKADRMFFIQEGRVELLDDLGLTLTRLSEGSYFGEIALLTNKRRTATIVALDFCNLFSLAKDHFDIIISSYPVMKRFMETIAARRLDFFGKDPTQIGSNQSLLDDVEDIRNIVEMEAERQKEEAGDSMESQNHEQKTLPNKEDNQVSTVLRTFKRFFTDDKLASGAHLPRSVNSNNNKKKRLKGSQSRKKSYKQEARPATLPAQ